A single genomic interval of Deinococcus radiotolerans harbors:
- a CDS encoding GNAT family N-acetyltransferase — translation MTHAPHPTAHQPLLRPFRAADASAVARLVTEGVRSHWTYAPEHFREAQPGTHPTRLVAEQEGVVIATARLAPFGEGVPDALRLDVAGDGGSFTPLLLAQLAEMPSGFRRVLGVTREDFTEQMTFFHAAGFRNAWQSWGAHLDLTTFDPAPFEPLQERLFLAGYEPERLSPDAPDADWDTLYTLHQTGMRDRPRNPTTTPDPLTRGGLRDVIRREEAAFVTRWRGEIVALTRLTPRGPEVDSEDSVTHPDHRRRGVMTALKAHALSWAKDAGHTHAGTGGTVLNLPMLRVNTRLGYRVERMWITWEKEL, via the coding sequence ATGACCCACGCGCCCCACCCGACCGCTCACCAGCCCCTCCTCCGTCCATTCCGCGCCGCCGATGCCTCAGCCGTCGCCCGCCTCGTGACCGAGGGGGTCCGCAGCCACTGGACCTACGCGCCAGAACACTTCCGGGAGGCACAGCCCGGCACCCACCCCACGCGCCTCGTCGCCGAGCAGGAGGGCGTGGTGATCGCCACCGCACGCCTCGCACCGTTCGGGGAAGGCGTGCCGGACGCGCTGCGGCTGGACGTCGCCGGAGACGGGGGGTCGTTCACACCGCTGCTGCTGGCGCAACTGGCCGAGATGCCCAGCGGTTTCCGGCGCGTGCTGGGCGTCACGCGCGAGGACTTCACCGAGCAGATGACCTTCTTCCACGCTGCCGGCTTCCGGAACGCGTGGCAGTCCTGGGGCGCGCACCTCGACCTCACTACCTTCGACCCCGCCCCCTTCGAGCCCTTGCAGGAGCGGCTGTTCCTGGCCGGATACGAACCCGAACGCCTCAGCCCGGATGCGCCGGACGCCGACTGGGACACCCTCTACACCCTACACCAGACCGGGATGCGCGACCGGCCACGCAACCCCACGACCACCCCCGACCCCCTCACGCGAGGCGGGCTGCGGGACGTCATCCGGCGGGAGGAGGCCGCATTCGTTACGCGCTGGCGTGGGGAGATCGTCGCCCTGACCCGGCTCACCCCACGCGGGCCCGAGGTGGACAGCGAGGACAGCGTCACGCACCCGGACCACCGCCGCCGGGGCGTCATGACCGCCCTGAAAGCCCACGCACTCAGCTGGGCGAAAGACGCAGGGCACACGCACGCCGGGACGGGCGGCACCGTCCTGAACCTCCCCATGCTGCGCGTGAACACCCGCCTGGGCTACCGCGTGGAACGCATGTGGATCACCTGGGAGAAGGAACTGTGA
- the tkt gene encoding transketolase, whose amino-acid sequence MSSDIPQLSVNTIRTLSIDGVQAANSGHPGAPLGAAPMAYVVWQDYLRFNPVHPEWPGRDRFVLSAGHASMLIYSLLHLTGYDLSLDELKNFRQWGSKTPGHPEFFHTPGLDATTGPLGQGAAMTVGMAMAEAHLAARYNRPDFPIFDNHTYAILGDGDLQEGVNHEAAALAGHLRLNKLIWLHDDNQVQLDTPTSKAESDDIAARYVAYGWNVQKVADGNDLDAIRAAVEAAQTSDRPTLIQVRTVIGFASPRAGTSKAHGEPLGAEGVAETKAALGWDYPPFTVPEEVKAHMDARERGAKFEADWNALMDGYRAAHPELAAEVDAMLKRELPANLADALPSYEVGGKGVATRNASGEVINALAKVIPGLMGGSADLSGSTKTTIKDGGEMQSGSMAGRNVLFGVREFGMAAAANGLSLYGGLHPMVGTFLVFADYLKPAFRLSAIQMQPVTYVLTHDSIGLGEDGPTHQPIEQIAMLRAVPGAHVIRPADANETAAAWQMALEYDKGPTALALTRQDLPILPRNHAGVKKGAYVVRDAEGAQVILIASGSEVSLALDSAEALAAEGIQARVVSMPCMEVFRTQDRSYRDSVLTPGVKRVAIEAAAKGPWYEWVGTDGAVIGMDTFGASAPASVLFEKFGFSVQNVSKVVKSVL is encoded by the coding sequence ATGTCCAGCGACATCCCACAGCTGAGCGTCAACACCATCCGCACCCTGAGCATCGACGGCGTGCAGGCCGCCAACAGCGGCCACCCCGGCGCGCCCCTGGGCGCCGCGCCCATGGCGTACGTCGTCTGGCAGGATTACCTGCGCTTCAACCCCGTTCACCCCGAATGGCCCGGCCGCGACCGCTTCGTGCTGTCCGCCGGGCACGCCAGCATGCTGATCTACAGCCTGCTGCACCTCACCGGCTACGACCTCTCGCTGGACGAACTGAAGAACTTCCGCCAGTGGGGCAGCAAGACCCCTGGCCACCCCGAGTTCTTCCACACCCCCGGCCTCGACGCCACCACCGGCCCCCTCGGCCAGGGCGCCGCGATGACCGTCGGCATGGCCATGGCCGAGGCGCACCTCGCCGCGCGCTACAACCGCCCCGACTTCCCCATCTTCGACAACCACACCTACGCCATCCTGGGTGACGGTGACCTGCAGGAAGGCGTGAACCACGAGGCCGCCGCCCTGGCCGGGCACCTGCGCCTGAACAAGCTCATCTGGCTGCACGACGACAACCAGGTGCAGCTCGACACGCCCACCAGCAAGGCCGAGAGCGACGACATCGCCGCCCGCTACGTCGCGTACGGCTGGAACGTCCAGAAGGTTGCCGACGGCAACGACCTGGACGCCATCCGCGCCGCCGTGGAGGCCGCGCAGACCAGCGACCGCCCCACCCTGATCCAGGTCCGCACCGTGATCGGCTTCGCCAGCCCCCGCGCGGGCACCAGCAAGGCCCACGGCGAACCCCTGGGTGCCGAGGGCGTCGCGGAAACCAAGGCCGCGCTCGGCTGGGACTACCCGCCCTTCACCGTGCCCGAGGAAGTCAAGGCGCACATGGACGCCCGTGAACGCGGCGCGAAATTCGAGGCCGACTGGAACGCCCTGATGGACGGCTACCGCGCCGCTCACCCCGAACTGGCCGCCGAAGTCGACGCGATGCTCAAGCGCGAACTGCCCGCCAACCTCGCCGACGCGCTCCCCAGCTACGAGGTGGGCGGCAAGGGCGTCGCCACCCGCAACGCCAGCGGTGAAGTCATCAACGCCCTGGCCAAGGTCATCCCCGGCCTGATGGGCGGCAGCGCGGACCTCTCGGGCAGCACGAAGACCACGATCAAGGACGGCGGCGAGATGCAGAGCGGCAGCATGGCCGGCCGTAACGTGCTGTTCGGCGTGCGTGAATTCGGCATGGCGGCTGCCGCGAACGGCCTGAGCCTGTACGGCGGCCTGCACCCCATGGTCGGCACGTTCCTGGTGTTCGCCGATTACCTCAAGCCCGCCTTCCGCCTCAGCGCCATCCAGATGCAGCCCGTCACGTACGTCCTCACGCACGACAGCATTGGCCTGGGCGAGGACGGCCCCACCCACCAGCCCATCGAGCAGATCGCCATGCTCCGCGCCGTCCCCGGCGCCCACGTCATCCGCCCCGCCGACGCCAACGAGACGGCCGCCGCGTGGCAGATGGCCCTCGAGTACGACAAGGGTCCCACCGCCCTGGCCCTCACCCGCCAGGACCTGCCCATCCTGCCCCGCAACCACGCGGGCGTGAAGAAGGGCGCGTACGTCGTCCGTGACGCCGAGGGCGCGCAGGTCATCCTGATCGCCTCCGGCAGCGAGGTCAGCCTCGCCCTGGACTCCGCCGAGGCCCTGGCCGCCGAGGGCATCCAGGCGCGCGTGGTCAGCATGCCCTGCATGGAAGTCTTCCGCACCCAGGACCGCAGCTACCGCGACAGCGTCCTCACCCCCGGCGTCAAGCGCGTCGCCATTGAGGCCGCCGCCAAGGGCCCCTGGTACGAGTGGGTCGGCACGGACGGCGCCGTCATCGGCATGGACACCTTCGGCGCCAGCGCCCCCGCCAGCGTCCTGTTCGAGAAGTTCGGCTTCAGCGTCCAGAACGTCAGCAAGGTCGTCAAGAGCGTCCTGTAA
- the ftsH gene encoding ATP-dependent zinc metalloprotease FtsH, giving the protein MKRLNPWLIVLFVLALFLMFSQAPLSGRSSVNYTQFKSLLENGQVQRVIVRENNANVTLKEPTSVEVNTAGGPQKRDIKDFSVRLPGSVATPDSNLIPLMQQQNVDLRFEQPSQWLGILLNFLPIILLFAMMYFFFMRAQGGQNGVMQFGQSKAKKYGKENRVPTKFTDVAGHEEAKRELVEVVDFLKNPGKYHQIGAEIPKGVLLVGPPGTGKTLLARAIAGEADVPFFSVSASEFMEMFVGVGASRVRTLFEDARKSAPAIMFIDEIDSIGRKRGAGIGGGHDEREQTLNQILSEMDGFDKSSSVIVLGATNRPDVLDPALLRPGRFDRQVTIDLPNLKEREAILKVHLRNKPLAGGVDVPEIAKSTPYFSGADLKNVTNEAALEAARVGKTQIDMSDFYRALDKITLGLENGSLTISEQEKKAIAYHEAGHAVTAAVIPGSDKLQKVSIIPRGRALGAAFYLPEEQVLMSKERLENQLIVALGGRAAEEVFMGSVTSGAADDFRKATNIARKMVLEWGMGDNFKNMALTTDSGPVFLGEDMAKPKAFSEHTSQLVDEDVKRILTRAFERARELVTEYQQAMHEVAEALLSQELITGDVVREAVGRVGGQNQPIPQTTA; this is encoded by the coding sequence TTGAAACGGCTCAATCCCTGGCTGATCGTCCTGTTCGTGCTGGCCCTGTTCCTGATGTTCTCGCAGGCTCCACTGAGCGGGCGTTCCAGCGTGAACTACACCCAATTCAAATCCCTGCTGGAAAACGGCCAGGTGCAGCGCGTCATCGTCCGCGAGAACAACGCGAACGTGACCCTCAAGGAGCCCACCTCCGTCGAGGTAAACACCGCCGGCGGCCCGCAGAAGCGCGACATCAAGGACTTCAGTGTCCGCCTGCCCGGCAGCGTCGCCACGCCTGACAGCAACCTGATTCCCCTGATGCAGCAGCAGAACGTGGACCTGCGCTTCGAGCAGCCCAGCCAGTGGCTTGGCATCCTGCTGAATTTCCTGCCCATCATCCTGCTGTTCGCCATGATGTACTTCTTCTTCATGCGCGCCCAGGGCGGCCAGAACGGCGTCATGCAGTTCGGGCAGAGCAAGGCCAAGAAGTACGGCAAGGAAAACCGCGTGCCCACCAAGTTCACCGACGTGGCCGGGCATGAGGAAGCCAAGCGGGAACTGGTGGAGGTCGTGGACTTCCTGAAGAACCCCGGCAAGTACCACCAGATCGGCGCGGAAATTCCCAAGGGCGTGCTGCTCGTGGGCCCTCCCGGCACCGGTAAGACGCTGCTGGCCCGCGCCATCGCCGGCGAGGCGGACGTGCCGTTCTTCAGCGTCAGCGCGTCGGAATTCATGGAGATGTTCGTCGGGGTCGGCGCCAGCCGCGTCCGCACCCTGTTCGAGGACGCCCGCAAGAGTGCGCCCGCCATCATGTTCATCGACGAGATCGACTCCATCGGCCGCAAGCGTGGCGCGGGGATCGGCGGCGGGCACGACGAGCGCGAGCAGACCCTCAACCAGATCCTCTCCGAGATGGACGGCTTCGACAAGAGCAGCAGCGTCATCGTGCTGGGCGCCACCAACCGCCCCGACGTGCTTGATCCGGCCCTGCTCCGACCCGGCCGTTTTGACCGCCAGGTGACCATCGATCTGCCGAACCTCAAGGAGCGCGAGGCGATTCTGAAGGTGCACCTGCGCAACAAGCCCCTAGCGGGCGGGGTGGACGTCCCCGAGATCGCCAAGAGCACGCCTTACTTCAGCGGCGCCGACCTGAAGAACGTCACCAACGAGGCCGCGCTGGAAGCCGCCCGCGTCGGTAAGACCCAGATCGACATGAGTGACTTCTACCGCGCGCTGGACAAGATCACCTTGGGCCTGGAGAACGGCAGCCTGACCATCAGCGAGCAGGAGAAGAAGGCCATCGCGTACCACGAGGCCGGACACGCCGTCACCGCCGCCGTCATCCCAGGCAGCGACAAGCTCCAGAAGGTCAGCATCATCCCGCGTGGCCGCGCGCTGGGCGCCGCGTTCTACCTGCCCGAAGAGCAGGTCCTGATGAGCAAGGAACGCCTGGAGAACCAGCTGATCGTCGCGCTGGGTGGCCGCGCCGCCGAGGAAGTCTTCATGGGCAGCGTCACCTCCGGCGCCGCAGACGACTTCCGCAAGGCCACGAATATCGCCCGCAAGATGGTCCTCGAGTGGGGCATGGGCGACAACTTCAAGAACATGGCCCTCACCACCGACAGCGGCCCCGTCTTCCTGGGCGAGGACATGGCCAAACCCAAGGCGTTCAGCGAGCACACCAGCCAGCTGGTCGACGAGGACGTCAAGCGCATCCTGACCCGCGCGTTTGAACGCGCCCGGGAACTCGTCACCGAGTACCAGCAGGCCATGCATGAAGTGGCCGAGGCCCTGCTCTCGCAGGAACTCATCACCGGGGACGTCGTCCGCGAAGCTGTGGGCCGCGTGGGCGGGCAAAACCAGCCCATCCCTCAGACCACCGCCTGA
- a CDS encoding 7-carboxy-7-deazaguanine synthase QueE → MKYPVYERFYTWQGEGVHLGRAAYFIRLYGCPQACPWCDSAGTWHRDYRPDGVTLMDANELAEVVRAESPDGAVVVVTGGEPILFDLAPLTDVLHALGRRVHIETSGIAPLRGALDWVTLSPKPFGQPPRPEVVAVADEVKIIVHEPGDLQAGLDALTGLPEDAVIWLHPEWSRARERDLTVLNAITQAVKENPRLRAGYQMHKLYRADDLDAHSDKRLIPLGGNAELGY, encoded by the coding sequence ATGAAATACCCGGTGTACGAGCGGTTCTACACCTGGCAGGGCGAGGGGGTGCACCTGGGCCGCGCGGCGTACTTCATCCGCCTGTACGGCTGCCCCCAGGCCTGCCCCTGGTGCGACAGCGCCGGGACGTGGCACCGCGACTACCGCCCCGACGGCGTGACCCTGATGGATGCCAATGAGTTGGCCGAAGTGGTGCGCGCCGAGAGCCCAGACGGCGCAGTGGTAGTCGTGACGGGGGGTGAGCCGATCCTGTTCGACCTCGCGCCCCTGACGGACGTCCTGCACGCCCTGGGCCGCCGCGTCCACATCGAAACGAGCGGCATCGCGCCCCTGCGCGGCGCGCTGGACTGGGTGACGCTGTCCCCGAAACCCTTCGGTCAGCCCCCACGGCCCGAAGTCGTGGCAGTCGCGGATGAGGTGAAGATCATTGTCCACGAACCCGGTGATCTTCAGGCTGGGCTGGACGCCCTGACCGGCCTGCCGGAGGACGCAGTGATCTGGCTGCACCCCGAGTGGAGCCGGGCCCGTGAACGGGACCTGACCGTCCTGAACGCAATCACGCAGGCAGTGAAGGAGAACCCGCGTCTGCGGGCCGGGTACCAGATGCACAAGCTGTACCGCGCCGACGACCTCGACGCGCACAGCGACAAACGCCTCATCCCCCTGGGCGGCAACGCGGAGCTCGGGTACTGA
- a CDS encoding tetratricopeptide repeat protein: MIDVATTWQQVCEALAGGDYEQAFSVLDAATREAHRPERARLTLLLGSLHALYGDTATTDLGAALREARTIDPSLREDPLYQALMAELDARTRGPDASPPPASAREATDPLARFHALCALVLMDEGQAALDIHLPASDLPEHLRWRLRSWEAEANEGLGQTADAANLYGEAAHLARGLNRAVMLQEQAALQLQLGQAEAAKHTLDQARPLYPTRPSTHDAEDAGLNLATWHYLRAQALLNLGQPDAAHDMIREAARLEAQHGDPSYGVALVRGQVLTHLGRQQDALNAFEDALKLATDADRPYANHELGVALLDLDRPVDAREKLEAVLADPEYPYQPEVLADIAECDYRLGRLQEAQLEAEQALAQGAVIPASLVLGSVALDYFQLDEALEHYDRVIREAAPESRDWITAHQMAADVMAQQGFPNPAAAYAHAQQALAHTPDNDDWHVTLLEHLRKAEALLSQQGGTGGRMLN, translated from the coding sequence ATGATTGACGTGGCCACCACCTGGCAGCAAGTGTGCGAGGCGCTCGCCGGAGGCGACTACGAGCAGGCGTTCAGCGTGCTGGACGCCGCCACCCGCGAAGCCCACCGACCCGAACGCGCCCGCCTGACCCTCCTGCTCGGCAGCCTGCACGCCCTGTACGGCGACACCGCCACCACCGACCTGGGCGCCGCGCTGCGCGAGGCCCGCACCATTGACCCCAGCCTGCGCGAGGACCCGCTGTACCAGGCGCTCATGGCGGAACTCGACGCCCGCACGCGCGGTCCCGACGCCAGCCCACCCCCCGCCAGCGCCCGCGAGGCCACCGATCCCCTGGCCCGCTTCCACGCGCTGTGCGCCCTGGTCCTGATGGACGAGGGGCAGGCGGCCCTCGACATTCACCTCCCGGCGTCCGACCTGCCCGAGCACCTGCGCTGGCGCCTGCGGTCCTGGGAGGCCGAGGCAAACGAGGGGCTTGGCCAGACCGCCGACGCCGCGAACCTGTACGGGGAGGCCGCCCACCTCGCCCGCGGGCTGAACCGCGCCGTGATGCTGCAGGAGCAGGCGGCGCTGCAACTTCAGCTGGGGCAGGCGGAGGCCGCGAAGCACACGCTGGATCAGGCGCGGCCCCTGTACCCCACGCGGCCCAGCACGCACGACGCGGAGGACGCCGGGCTGAACCTCGCCACGTGGCACTACCTGCGGGCGCAGGCGCTGCTGAACCTGGGCCAGCCGGACGCCGCGCACGACATGATCCGCGAGGCCGCCCGCCTGGAAGCGCAGCACGGCGACCCCAGCTACGGCGTGGCGCTCGTGCGCGGACAGGTGCTGACCCACCTGGGCCGCCAGCAGGACGCCCTGAACGCCTTCGAGGACGCCCTGAAACTCGCCACGGACGCCGACCGGCCCTACGCGAACCACGAACTGGGCGTGGCCCTGCTGGACCTGGACCGTCCGGTGGACGCCCGCGAGAAGCTGGAAGCCGTGCTGGCCGACCCGGAATACCCGTACCAGCCGGAGGTCCTGGCCGACATCGCCGAGTGCGACTACCGCCTGGGCCGCCTGCAGGAAGCGCAACTGGAGGCCGAGCAGGCCCTGGCGCAGGGCGCCGTGATTCCCGCCAGCCTCGTGCTGGGCAGCGTCGCGCTGGACTACTTCCAGCTGGACGAGGCGCTCGAACATTACGACCGCGTGATCCGCGAGGCGGCGCCCGAGAGCCGCGACTGGATCACCGCGCACCAGATGGCCGCCGACGTCATGGCGCAGCAGGGCTTCCCGAACCCGGCCGCCGCGTACGCGCACGCGCAGCAGGCGCTGGCCCACACCCCCGACAATGACGACTGGCACGTGACCCTGCTGGAGCACCTGCGCAAGGCCGAGGCGCTCCTATCCCAGCAGGGCGGTACCGGCGGCCGCATGCTGAACTGA
- a CDS encoding YbfB/YjiJ family MFS transporter produces MTRAESSLRGALADMLRLSLGGAVALGFARFAYALLLPTMREDLGWSFTLSGAMNAANALGYLLGALIAAPLIRCAGLARVFAGAMLLTALTLLACAATGLSVPLLTLRFLSGVGSALVFVSGGGLAALATRAHPERSPLLLGVFYGGAGIGMLLSAALLPPLLAHGWRGAWLALGLAALACIPLSAPALRRLPTHAASASTRTPAVSLRPLAWTLAAYTCFGIGYIAYMTFIVAFLREAGAQAWITPFWALLGLSVVLHPFVWAPVTARLRGARAMTAQMLTLAAGAALPLLGTSPPVLLLSGALFGGSFLAVVAFTTLITRRTLPEHAWARGIAAFTVLFAAGQVAGPLLTGLLADRAGGLRLGLGVSAAVLLLGAAFAWVQGRGSEKNP; encoded by the coding sequence ATGACCCGCGCCGAGTCCAGCCTGCGGGGGGCGCTCGCGGACATGCTGCGCCTGTCGCTGGGGGGCGCGGTCGCGCTGGGCTTCGCGCGGTTCGCGTACGCGCTGCTGCTGCCCACCATGCGAGAAGACCTGGGCTGGAGTTTCACGCTGTCCGGCGCAATGAACGCCGCGAACGCCCTGGGGTACCTGCTGGGCGCACTGATCGCCGCACCCCTGATCCGCTGCGCGGGGCTGGCACGCGTGTTCGCGGGCGCAATGCTCCTCACGGCATTGACGCTGCTGGCCTGCGCCGCAACTGGGCTGAGCGTGCCGCTGCTGACCCTGCGCTTCCTGTCTGGGGTGGGCAGCGCGCTGGTGTTCGTCAGTGGCGGTGGGCTGGCCGCGCTCGCCACGCGCGCTCACCCAGAGCGCAGCCCGCTGCTGCTGGGCGTGTTCTACGGCGGGGCCGGGATCGGTATGTTGCTCTCCGCCGCGCTGCTGCCGCCGCTGCTGGCGCACGGGTGGCGCGGCGCGTGGCTGGCGCTGGGCCTCGCCGCGCTGGCCTGCATCCCGCTGAGCGCTCCTGCGCTGCGCCGCCTGCCCACCCACGCCGCCAGTGCCTCCACCCGCACCCCTGCCGTGTCGCTGCGGCCGCTGGCCTGGACGCTCGCCGCGTACACCTGCTTCGGCATCGGGTACATCGCGTACATGACGTTCATCGTGGCCTTCCTGCGGGAGGCGGGCGCGCAGGCGTGGATCACGCCGTTCTGGGCGCTGCTGGGCCTCAGCGTCGTCCTGCACCCGTTCGTGTGGGCGCCCGTCACCGCCCGCCTGCGCGGCGCGCGCGCCATGACCGCGCAGATGCTCACCCTGGCCGCCGGGGCCGCCCTTCCCCTGCTGGGCACCAGTCCCCCCGTGCTGCTGCTGTCCGGGGCGCTGTTCGGCGGGAGTTTCCTGGCGGTCGTTGCGTTCACCACCCTGATCACCCGCCGCACCCTGCCCGAGCACGCCTGGGCGCGCGGCATCGCGGCGTTCACGGTGCTGTTCGCTGCCGGGCAGGTCGCCGGGCCACTCCTGACCGGCCTGCTCGCCGACCGCGCGGGCGGCCTGCGCCTGGGCCTGGGCGTCAGCGCGGCCGTGCTGCTGCTGGGCGCGGCGTTCGCGTGGGTGCAGGGGAGAGGATCGGAGAAAAATCCGTGA
- a CDS encoding ATP-dependent metallopeptidase FtsH/Yme1/Tma family protein, whose amino-acid sequence MRQRGAWGAVSGGVLALALLAALGVWGLAWWSGARTQVVPFAAFQSLLEAGQVQRVVVRGQQATVTLKQPVPIQTLTPGGPATREAREVRVRVPGHLTTPDSNLIPLMQQQHVDLRFEQPSQWLGILLNLLPVLLLVGWTALVLAALVGLEWWATRRVKVANP is encoded by the coding sequence ATGAGACAACGTGGAGCGTGGGGGGCTGTTTCGGGCGGCGTGCTGGCGCTGGCCTTGCTGGCGGCGCTGGGCGTGTGGGGCCTGGCGTGGTGGTCGGGCGCGCGGACGCAGGTGGTGCCGTTCGCGGCGTTCCAGTCGCTGCTGGAGGCCGGGCAGGTGCAGCGGGTGGTGGTGCGGGGGCAGCAGGCGACTGTGACGCTGAAGCAGCCAGTGCCGATCCAGACCCTGACGCCGGGCGGCCCAGCGACGCGTGAGGCGCGGGAGGTGCGGGTGCGTGTACCGGGCCATCTGACCACACCCGACAGCAACCTAATTCCCCTGATGCAGCAGCAGCACGTGGACCTGCGCTTCGAGCAGCCCAGCCAGTGGCTGGGGATCCTGCTGAACCTCCTGCCGGTTCTGCTGCTGGTGGGCTGGACGGCCCTGGTGCTGGCGGCGCTGGTGGGGCTGGAGTGGTGGGCCACGCGGCGCGTGAAGGTTGCCAATCCCTAA
- a CDS encoding SHOCT-like domain-containing protein, with amino-acid sequence MREKIRRILDLVRAGKLTLEDAAPLLAALSPKLALTDSDRELISALLNRDELDSGQVAEHLMLLRGVRDTGPTPPMPPQPPRRPQVVIGGQRVRGLEGLVDRITGGIDSMVENITTQVEHELHGVPMPYPPAPPSARILRIHVESQHGDEYNANIPVSLAPHLDRLIPPHGQAALESAGFTLDALRLLIEATPYPGPLIDAEDQHGNEVHISLK; translated from the coding sequence ATGAGAGAGAAGATCCGCCGCATCCTGGACCTCGTCCGCGCGGGCAAACTGACCCTGGAAGACGCCGCGCCCCTGCTGGCCGCCCTGAGCCCCAAACTGGCCCTGACCGACAGCGACCGCGAACTCATCTCCGCCCTGCTGAACCGCGACGAGCTCGACAGCGGGCAGGTGGCCGAGCACCTGATGCTCCTGCGCGGCGTGCGCGACACCGGCCCTACCCCGCCCATGCCCCCCCAGCCGCCCCGCCGCCCCCAGGTCGTCATTGGCGGCCAGCGCGTCCGCGGCCTGGAAGGCCTCGTGGACCGCATCACCGGAGGAATCGACAGCATGGTGGAGAACATCACGACTCAGGTGGAACACGAACTGCACGGCGTCCCCATGCCCTACCCGCCCGCCCCGCCCAGCGCCCGCATCCTGCGCATTCACGTGGAAAGCCAGCACGGCGACGAGTACAACGCCAACATTCCCGTCAGCCTCGCCCCGCACCTCGACCGCCTGATCCCCCCGCATGGGCAGGCCGCGCTGGAAAGCGCCGGGTTCACGCTGGACGCCCTGCGCCTGCTGATCGAGGCCACCCCCTACCCGGGCCCGCTGATCGACGCGGAAGACCAGCACGGCAACGAAGTCCACATCAGCCTCAAGTGA
- the queC gene encoding 7-cyano-7-deazaguanine synthase QueC, with protein sequence MSDSQKRAVVLLSGGLDSSTVLGMATRDGYACTALSFRYGQRHTVELERAAKVAAHFGAAHRVIDINIGSFGGSALTDESMVVPTDGTEDGVIPPTYVPGRNTVFIAVGLSLAEAIDAERVFLGINAVDYSGYPDCRPEYLAAYQTLADLATKAGLEGRGAVLTAPLAEMTKADIVREALAVGVPIDVTWSCYQGGKEPCGVCDSCRIRDKALIEAGRPDLATTYAQAQL encoded by the coding sequence ATGAGTGATAGTCAGAAGCGGGCGGTGGTGCTGCTGTCGGGCGGGCTGGATTCGAGCACGGTGCTGGGTATGGCGACCCGTGACGGGTACGCGTGTACCGCGTTGTCGTTCCGCTACGGGCAGCGGCACACGGTGGAACTGGAACGCGCGGCGAAAGTGGCAGCGCACTTCGGGGCCGCGCACCGGGTGATCGACATCAATATCGGGTCGTTTGGGGGAAGTGCCCTGACGGACGAGTCGATGGTGGTGCCGACGGACGGCACGGAAGATGGCGTGATCCCGCCGACGTACGTGCCGGGGCGGAACACGGTCTTTATTGCCGTGGGCCTCAGTCTGGCCGAGGCGATCGACGCCGAGCGGGTGTTCCTGGGGATCAACGCGGTGGATTACAGCGGGTACCCGGACTGCCGCCCGGAGTACCTCGCGGCGTATCAGACGCTGGCGGACCTGGCGACGAAGGCGGGCCTGGAGGGACGCGGCGCGGTGCTGACGGCGCCCCTGGCGGAAATGACGAAGGCGGACATCGTGCGCGAGGCGCTGGCGGTGGGCGTGCCAATCGACGTGACGTGGAGCTGCTACCAGGGAGGCAAGGAGCCGTGCGGGGTGTGCGACTCGTGCCGCATCCGGGATAAGGCGCTGATCGAGGCGGGCCGACCCGACCTCGCCACCACCTACGCCCAGGCCCAGCTGTAA